A window from Drosophila subobscura isolate 14011-0131.10 chromosome O, UCBerk_Dsub_1.0, whole genome shotgun sequence encodes these proteins:
- the LOC117899683 gene encoding integrator complex subunit 5: MLRQTLLDQLKHFIESISNGHSNPQLLTNPALIKLSLSFLDELPSTRDLVFEYFGLLAEISVQLYVSPEMMDQKTGMPVSQVKQGGNRKQQMRAQDYESFNMVKTALQHMVWKGPPAWPPLIAMWSLELVAKLSDKYTQRRMTITASCNYWLECSAMHGLMTLINSCFRKLTNAEEETCVELMLNAFHRFPMTFDWIVARLGGCFPYKIIMQILQCGIKRFVDDYRCHLDSEAGILDYMTSCHEQQLRAAFREMLKDGFAPKKPLDIAVVPFLLITTNYSDAILQSLVNVLVEIYSEDMCEVIIQKSPLWLSNKMFADMQPTLNNAVLRMNEHGATILITAAKMAEKFVWCQDFLDNSMQELEQWVLNQRNFPLLADLAYEETKYMLWKSCLSTNLLEQQTAVRLLLVVSSQHPHIYYQTISQLLRKSYAQNPNGIGALIRLLGGQSGVVNFPGFTPGFEMVLEDITLHVQVNNRLPVPPGTPTEAYNTFSNLNTLAKMHKSKNVAANIRSAQLTQALNECLPKIVQIFDCTVNKLVLKMDRDAAESSAAKFRLQHSNNNKREGFTTDICNGNGYGKRTKTEPDSHSNLPDSPVDDEDACRMRLAHLIVDLLNNIDGGSSQNVLRTPVVLKLAVLSVKYFFVGLTEKTVIRRAAAAHRSYALLQRQCSARKIARTVCLRELVEGALFYHGHLLGQLEEYKLDELEIPEHELLILQNLHTSSGANSNRSVLHSGIIGRGLRPVLPTNERTCDAETQALYLKALNACCADLDKPNNVEGYSLVSLLLVELVSTDVMYNGLPFPDEEFTKVTMERDMQIRRAFITSPVLWAVLGLIAGHRPALCYSSVLLRALCATCLHHWRGKNVNKFQATASNDELMLCTKKMLQLLAMSQLIPPPLTNLHLIIEHFESAEIALLLRECIWNYLKDHVPSPALFHVDNNGLHWRNTSLAKVPPQYVDTLRHLMQRKLSKLGPHYHQMFIMAELMEDKPVPVAMVETAVLPVSRLQIVELE; the protein is encoded by the exons ATGTTGCGGCAAACTCTATTGGATCAGCTGAAACACTTCATAGAGTCGATCAGCAATGGCCACAGCAATCCACAATTGCTGACAAATCCCGCACTCATCAAGCTCTC TCTGAGCTTCCTTGATGAACTGCCATCGACGCGGGATTTGGTGTTTGAGTACTTTGGTCTTCTGGCCGAGATCAGCGTGCAGCTGTATGTGTCGCCCGAAATGATGGACCAGAAGACGGGCATGCCGGTGTCGCAGGTGAAGCAAGGCGGCAACCGCAAGCAACAGATGCGTGCCCAGGATTACGAGAGCTTCAACATGGTCAAGACAGCGCTACAGCATATGGTGTGGAAAGGTCCGCCTGCCTGGCCACCGTTGATTGCCATGTGGAGCTTGGAGCTGGTGGCGAAGCTCTCGGACAAATATACGCAGCGACGCATGACCATCACGGCATCCTGCAACTATTGGCTGGAATGCAGTGCCATGCACGGCCTGATGACCCTCATCAACAGTTGCTTTCGCAAGCTAACCAACGCCGAGGAAGAGACTTGCGTGGAACTAATGCTCAATGCCTTCCACCGATTCCCCATGACCTTTGATTGGATTGTGGCACGGTTGGGCGGTTGTTTTCCATACAAAATCATCATGCAGATTCTTCAGTGTGGCATCAAGCGCTTCGTGGACGACTATCGCTGCCATCTGGACTCTGAGGCTGGCATCTTGGACTACATGACGTCGTGtcacgagcagcagctgcgcgcCGCATTCCGGGAGATGCTCAAGGACGGCTTTGCTCCCAAGAAGCCGCTCGACATCGCTGTGGTTCCGTTTCTACTAATCACCACAAACTACTCGGATGCGATTCTCCAAAGCTTGGTCAATGTGCTCGTCGAGATAT ACTCTGAGGACATGTGCGAAGTGATCATACAAAAGTCGCCGCTTTGGCTGAGCAACAAGATGTTTGCCGACATGCAGCCGACTCTCAATAACGCAGTGCTACGGATGAACGAACACGGAGCAACGATTCTGATTACGGCCGCCAAAATGGCAGAGAAGTTTGTGTGGTGTCAGGACTTTCTGGACAACTCcatgcaggagctggagcagtggGTGCTCAATCAGCGCAACTTCCCCCTGCTGGCAGATCTGGCCTACGAGGAGACAAAGTACATGCTCTGGAAGAGCTGTCTCAGCACGAACCTGCTCGAACAGCAGACGGCTGTCCGTTTGCTACTCGTTGTCT ccTCTCAACATCCGCATATATACTATCAGACGATATCCCAGCTGCTGAGAAAGTCTTATGCACAGAATCCGAATGGAATTGGTGCCCTTATCCGGCTGCTTGGCGGACAAAGTGGCGTGGTAAACTTTCCCGGCTTTACGCCTGGCTTCGAAATGGTCTTGGAGGACATAACGCTGCACGTGCAAGTAAACAACCGTTTGCCCGTGCCCCCAGGCACACCCACAGAAGCGTACAATACATTCTCCAACCTCAATACGCTGGCAAA AATGCACAAGAGCAAGAATGTTGCTGCCAACATCAGATCCGCACAGTTAACCCAGGCCCTGAACGAATGTCTGCCCAAGATTGTGCAAATCTTTGACTGCACCGTCAACAAGCTGGTCCTCAAAATGGACAGGGATGCAGCCGAGAGCAGTGCGGCAAAGTTTAGGCTACAACATTCCAATAACAATAAGCGCGAGGGCTTCACGACGGACatttgcaatggcaatggttATGGTAAGCGGACCAAAACGGAGCCGGACTCGCACTCAAACTTACCCGATAGCCCTGTCGACGATGAGGATGCATGCCGCATGCGCTTGGCCCATCTTATTGTGGACCTCTTGAACAATATTGATGGTGGATCCTCCCAGAATGTGCTGCGCACTCCAGTGGTCCTCAAGCTGGCGGTGCTTAGCGTCAAATATTTCTTTGTGGGTCTCACCGAGAAAA CTGTCATACGTCGTGCGGCGGCTGCTCATCGATCGTATGCCCTGCTGCAACGGCAATGCTCTGCCCGCAAGATTGCCCGAACTGTGTGTCTGCGGGAGCTTGTTGAGGGTGCCCTCTTCTATCACGGTCATCTGTTGGGCCAGCTGGAGGAGTACAAGTTGGACGAGCTGGAGATACCCGAACATGAGCTGCTCATTCTGCAAAACCTCCACACCAGCTCGGGGGCCAACTCGAATCGTTCGGTGCTCCACTCGGGCATCATTGGGCGTGGTCTGCGGCCAGTGCTGCCAACAAATGAACGAACCTGCGATGCGGAAACGCAAGCGCTGTATCTAAAGGCATTGAATGCCTGCTGTGCCGACTTG GATAAACCCAACAATGTGGAAGGTTATTCGCTggtctcgctgctgctggtggagctggTCTCCACGGATGTCATGTACAATGGCCTGCCCTTTCCGGACGAGGAGTTTACAAAGGTGACCATGGAAAGGGATATGCAGATTAGGCGTGCCTTCATAACGTCCCCAGTTCTGTGGGCGGTCTTGGGTCTGATTGCGGGCCACAGGCCGGCTCTCTGCTACTCGTCCGTGCTGCTGCGTGCCCTGTGCGCCACGTGCTTGCATCACTGGCGGGGCAAAAATG TCAACAAATTTCAGGCCACTGCGTCGAATGATGAGCTCATGCTCTGCACGAAgaagatgctgcagctgctggccatgagCCAGCTGATCCCGCCCCCATTGACCAATCTTCATCTCATCATTGAGCACTTCGAGTCGGCTGAG ATTGCCCTGTTGCTGCGCGAGTGCATCTGGAACTACTTAAAGGACCATGTGCCCTCCCCAGCGCTCTTCCATGTGGACAACAATGGTTTGCATTGGCGCAACACAAGTCTGGCCAAGGTGCCGCCTCAGTATGTGGACACGCTGCGGCATTTGATGCAAAGGAAACTCTCCAAATTGGGTCCACACTATCACCAGATGTTTATCATGGCCGAGCTAATGGAGGACaagccagtgccagttgcAATGGTGGAGACAGCAGTGCTGCCCGTCTCCAGACTACAGATTGTGGAACTAGAATAA